The following proteins come from a genomic window of Melospiza georgiana isolate bMelGeo1 chromosome 3, bMelGeo1.pri, whole genome shotgun sequence:
- the SRP9 gene encoding signal recognition particle 9 kDa protein, which translates to MPHFQAWEEFTRAAEKLYLADPMKVRVVLKYRHCDGNLCIKVTDDVACLLYRTDQAQDVKKIEKFHSQLMRLMVAKESRSAAMETD; encoded by the exons ATGCCGCACTTCCAGGCCTGGGAGGAGTTCACCCGCGCCGCCGAGAAGCTCTACCTCGCCGACCCCATGAAG gTCCGTGTTGTCCTCAAATACCGACACTGTGATGGGAACCTCTGTATCAAGGTGACAGATGATGTGGCT TGTTTGCTGTACAGAACAGACCAGGCACAAGACGTGAAGAAGATTGAGAAATTCCACAGTCAGCTCATGCGACTCATGGTGGCCAAGGAGTCCCGCAGTGCTGCCATGGAAACAGACTGA